The following proteins are co-located in the Candidatus Methylomirabilis limnetica genome:
- a CDS encoding beta-ribofuranosylaminobenzene 5'-phosphate synthase family protein, which produces MGVTVKAPARLHFGFIDLDGSLGRMFGSIGLAIGEPSVVLEASPADRLSAVGRERGRVLTLARRFLRHYNLQQGVHISVKAIIPAHAGLGSGTQLALSVASALARLFSIDASVRELAAVMDRGARSGIGIAAFEQGGFVVDAGRRMNTAGETVSSFEFRVSSGLRQTETRTRNLVPPTIVRYPFPEEWTFVVAIPHVDRGLAGVAEVDAFGRLALRPATAAGRLSRILLMQMLPAVLERDPVVFGEALTRIQRIVGNWFRSVQGGTFATTQGAELARAMRRAGALGVGQSSWGPAVYGLTMDQDQADHLKHRLMQAMQGKIEAIVFLAKASNRGAEIS; this is translated from the coding sequence ATGGGCGTCACGGTCAAGGCCCCTGCCAGACTTCACTTCGGCTTCATCGACCTGGACGGCTCATTGGGTCGGATGTTTGGGAGCATCGGGCTGGCGATCGGCGAGCCCTCGGTCGTTCTCGAGGCGTCACCGGCGGATCGCCTCTCGGCTGTAGGGCGAGAGCGGGGTCGAGTCCTCACGTTGGCACGCCGTTTTCTCCGCCACTACAATCTCCAGCAAGGGGTTCACATCTCCGTCAAGGCAATAATCCCTGCCCATGCAGGTTTGGGCTCCGGGACGCAGCTTGCGCTCAGCGTTGCTTCAGCGCTGGCTCGTCTCTTCTCCATCGACGCCAGTGTTCGGGAGTTGGCAGCCGTAATGGACAGAGGGGCTCGGTCGGGGATTGGGATCGCCGCCTTCGAGCAGGGCGGTTTCGTCGTGGATGCCGGACGGCGAATGAACACCGCAGGCGAAACAGTTTCGAGTTTCGAGTTTCGAGTTTCGAGTGGGTTAAGGCAAACCGAAACACGAACCCGGAATCTCGTTCCGCCCACGATCGTCCGCTACCCCTTTCCAGAGGAGTGGACCTTTGTCGTGGCAATTCCCCATGTCGACCGTGGGCTTGCCGGAGTTGCAGAGGTCGATGCGTTTGGCCGGCTTGCCCTACGTCCTGCCACCGCCGCGGGACGGCTCAGCCGCATCCTGCTCATGCAGATGCTCCCGGCGGTGCTCGAGCGCGACCCCGTTGTATTCGGTGAGGCGCTTACCAGGATTCAGCGCATTGTCGGAAACTGGTTCAGATCCGTCCAGGGCGGAACCTTTGCCACCACGCAGGGGGCGGAACTGGCCAGGGCGATGCGAAGGGCTGGGGCGTTAGGGGTAGGGCAGAGTTCCTGGGGACCGGCGGTCTATGGGCTGACTATGGATCAGGACCAAGCCGATCACCTGAAGCATCGTCTCATGCAGGCTATGCAAGGGAAAATTGAAGCGATCGTCTTCTTAGCAAAGGCCTCCAATAGAGGGGCCGAGATTAGCTAA
- a CDS encoding DUF447 domain-containing protein, giving the protein MIIESIVTTLDEAGGANFAPMGITIGEGELLIRPYKDSATCQNIIATGAAVVNLTDSIRLFAESAISRPHFPTFPAELVTGIVLTDACSYYECSVMHTNTASERATFLCKILKKGILREFIGFSRAKNAIIEATILATRVRFLGVAHILQEYRRLTEIVQKTGGEQEAQAMRYLQDYVERQQ; this is encoded by the coding sequence ATGATCATCGAAAGTATTGTAACAACGTTAGATGAGGCTGGAGGGGCGAATTTTGCGCCGATGGGGATCACTATCGGGGAAGGGGAACTCCTCATCCGACCCTATAAAGATTCAGCCACCTGCCAAAATATTATCGCAACCGGGGCCGCTGTCGTTAATCTGACCGACTCGATCCGTCTGTTCGCCGAAAGCGCCATCTCCAGACCTCATTTTCCTACCTTTCCGGCCGAGCTGGTCACCGGCATTGTCCTGACAGACGCCTGCTCGTATTACGAGTGTTCAGTCATGCACACCAACACAGCATCAGAGCGCGCGACCTTCCTTTGCAAGATCCTCAAAAAGGGGATCCTGCGCGAATTCATCGGGTTCAGCCGCGCGAAGAACGCAATTATTGAGGCAACAATCCTCGCCACCCGAGTCCGGTTCCTTGGCGTGGCGCACATCCTTCAGGAGTATCGCCGTCTGACTGAGATTGTGCAGAAGACCGGTGGAGAACAGGAAGCGCAGGCGATGCGATACCTTCAGGATTACGTCGAGCGGCAGCAGTAA